AGGTCAAGGGGCCGGGTGACCGCCTGCAGGACAACCAGCTGCGCTGGCTCGACTTCTGCCAGGCACATGGCTTGCCAGTGGTGGTGTGCCACGTGCGCTGGAAGGCCGAGCAGGCATGAGTTACACCGTCGCCGTGCGCGCCTTGTGCGAGTTCAGCGCCAAGGTCGGTGACCTGGACCTGCGCTTCACCCCTTCGCCCACGGCGCAGGAGGGCATTGCCGGCCATCGCCGGGTAGTGGCAAGGCGCGGCGCGGACTATGAGGCGGAAGTGGCCCTCGAAGGCGAGTACCTGGGGTTGCGTGTGCGCGGCCGCGCCGATGGCTATGACCCAGCGCGCAATCGCCTGGAGGAGATCAAGACCCACCGCGGCGACCTGGCCCGGCAACCGGCCAACCACCGCCAGTTGCACTGGGCGCAGGCCAAGGTCTACGCCTGGCTGGTCTGTCAGGCGCGGCAGTTGCCGGACATCGACGTCGCGTTGGTCTACCTGGATGTGGACAGCGAAGGCCAGACGGTGATCAGCGAGCGCCATACGGCCGACGATCTGCGGCGTTTCTTTGAGATGCAGTGCCTGCGTTTTCTCGCCTGGGCCAGGCAACAGGAGCAGCGCCAGGGCGAGCGCGACAGTGGCTTGAACTCGCTGAGTTTTCCGTACCCCGAATTCCGCCAAGGGCAGCGCCAGCTGGCTGAGACCCTGTACAAGGCGGTGAGCACTGGCCGCTGCCTGATGGCTCAGGCCAGCACTGGCATCGGCAAGACCCTCGGGACGTTGTTTCCGTTGCTCAAGGCCGTGGTGCCGCAGCAACTGGACAAACTGTTCTTCCTCACCGCCAAGACCCCCGGTCGTGCCCTGGCCCTGGACGCTCTGCGGCAAATCACCCAGGCTTCGCCGCAACCGGCCCTGCGCACCCTGGAGCTGATCGCGCGCGACAAGGCCTGCGAACACCCCGACAGCGCCTGCCATGGTGAATCCTGCCCGCTGGCCCAGGGGTTCTATGATCGCCTGCCGGCCGCCCGCGAGGCTGCCGCGCAAGTGCCCGTGCTCGACCGCGACAGCCTGCGCGAAGTGGCGCTGACGCATCAGGTCTGCCCCTATTACCTGGGCCAGGAGATGGCGCGCTGGGTCGACCTGGTGGTGGCCGACTACAACTATTACTTCGATGCCCACGCCATGCTGTTCGGGTTGGCCCAGACCAATCAATGGCGCATCGCGGTGTTGGTGGACGAGGCACACAACCTGGTCGAGCGCGGGCGGCAGATGTACAGCGCCAGCCTTGACCAGGGCCAGTTGCAGGCCCTGCGCCAGAGCAAACCTGCAGGGCTGGGCAGCGCCCTGGAGCGGCTCAACCGCCAGTGGAACGCGCTGTACAAGCAGCAGCTCGCGCCATACCAGGCGTCCGAGCAGTTGCCGGAAACCTTCGTACAGGCACTGCAACGTTGCATCGGGTTGATCCAGGAACGCATGAACGAAGCGCCGGCCGAGGTCGAGCCCAAGGTGCTGGAGTTCTTCTTCCAGGCATTGCAGTTCAGTCGTGTCGCCGAGCTGTTCGATGAGCACTTCCTGTTCGATATCAGTCAGCGCAACGGCGCGCGCGGGCGTCGCCTGGCCACGCTGTGCCTGCGCAACGTGGTGCCGGCGCGGCTGCTGGGGCCACGCATGAGCGCGGCGCGCAGCGTCACGCTGTTTTCCGCCACGCTCAATCCCCGCCGCTTCTATACGGACTTGCTGGGCATGCCCGCCAACACGGCCTGGCTGGAGGTCGCCGCACCGTTTCGCGCCGAGCAGTTGGAGGTGCGCATCGTCAGTGAAGTGTCCACGCGCTTCCAGCAGCGCCAGGCGTCGCTGGCGCCGATCGTCGAGCTGATTGCCGGGCAGTTTCAGCGCCAGCCCGGCAATTACCTGGCGTTCTTCAGCAGCTTCGAGTATCTGGAGCAGGTGGCACAATTGCTGGCCGAGCGCTATCCGTCCCTGACCCAGTGGCGACAGGCCCCGGGCATGGATGAGGCGGGCCGCGAGGCGTTTCTCGCACGCTTCGTGCCGGACGGTCAGGGCGTGGGTTTCGCTGTGCTGGGTGGCGCGTTCGGCGAAGGCGTGGACCTGCCGGGTACGCGCCTGATCGGCGCGTTCGTCGCCACCCTGGGGCTGCCCCAGGTCAACCCGGTCAACGAACAGTTCAAGCAGCGCCTGGGCCGGCAGTTCGGCGCGGGTTTCGACTACGCCTACCTCTACCCGGGGGTGCGCAAGGTGATCCAGGCCGCCGGTCGGGTGATCCGCGGCGACCAGGACCGTGGCGTGCTGTTGTTGATCGACGAACGCTTCGCCGAACCGCGGGTACGGCAGATGTTTCCCGACTGGTGGCAGTGCAGGTGATCGCCCCCATCGCCTGGCGATGAAACTCCCAGTACACTGCGCGTTCCAACCCAACATTCGTTGATTTCGAGGTTTTGCATGACGCTCAGTTCCTTGGCAGGCAAGCCGGCTCCGGCCAGCGTGCTGGTCGATATTCCCCGCCTGGTGACCGCCTACTACACCGGCCGCCCCGACGCCGCCGTGGCCGCCCAGCGCGTGGCATTCGGCACTTCGGGCCACCGCGGCACCTCGTTCGAGCTGAGCTTCAACGAAGACCATGTGCTGGCGATCACCCAGGCCATCTGCCTGTACCGCCAGGAGAAGGGCATCGACGGCCCGCTGTTCATCGGCGCCGACACCCACGCCTTGTCCGCGCCGGCTGCGGCCAGCGCCCTGGAAGTGTTGGCGGCCAACGGCGTGCAGGTGATGCTGAGCAAGGATGACGAGTACACGCCCACGCCGGCAGTGTCCCACGCCATCCTCTGCTACAACCGAGGCCGCCAGCAGGGGCTGGCCGACGGCATCGTCATCACCCCGTCGCACAACCCGCCACAAAGCGGCGGTTTCAAGTACAACCCGCCCAATGGCGGCCCGGCCGACAGCGATGTCACCAAGTGGATCGAAGGCAAGGCCAACGAACTGCTGGCCGCGGGCCTGGCCGGCGTCAAGCGCATGGACTACAAGCTGGCACTGGCGGCCCCGACCACTCAACGTCACGACTACGTGAGCCACTATGTGGCGGACCTGGAGAACGTCATCGACTTCGACGTGATCCGCGGCGCCAAGCTGCGCCTGGGCGTCGACCCGCTGGGCGGGGCAGGGGTGCGCTACTGGTCGGCCATCGCCAAGCATTACCAGCTGGACCTGGAAGTGGTGAATACCGAAGTCGATCCGACCTTCCGCTTCATGACCGTCGACTGGGACGGCCAGATTCGTATGGACCCGTCCTCGCCGTATGCCATGCAGGGCCTGATCGGCCTGCGCGAGCGCTTCGACGTGGCCTTCGCCTGCGACCCGGACCACGACCGCCACGGCATCGTCACCCCCGATGGCCTGCTGCAACCGAACAACTACCTGGCCGTGGCCATCGACTACCTGTGCCGCAATCGCCCGCAATGGCGCAAAGACGCGGCGGTGGGCAAGACCGTGGTGTCCAGCGGCCTGATCGACCGCGTCACCGCCGCGCTGGGCCGTGAGCTGTACGAAGTGCCGGTGGGCTTCAAGTTCTTCGCTCAGGGCCTGTTCGACGGCTCGCTGGGCTTTGGCGGTGAAGAGAGCGCCGGCGCCTCGTTCCTGCGCAAGGACGGCTCGGTCTGGGCCACCGACAAGGACGGCCTGATCCCGGCCCTGCTGGCCGCCGAGATGACCGCCCGCACCGGTCGCAACCCGAGCCAGATCTACGCCGACCTCACCAGCAAGCTGGGCAAGCCGTATGCCACCCGTGTCGAAGCCAAGGCTGATGCGCGGCAGAAGGCGTTGCTGAGCAAGCTGGCGCCTGAGCAGGTCAAGTCCACTGAACTTGCCGGCGAGCCGATCACCCAGATCCTCAGCCATGCGCCGGGCAACAACCAGGCCATCGGCGGGCTCAAGGTGATGACCGAGAACGGCTGGTTCGCCGCGCGGCCATCGGGTACCGAGGACATCTACAAGATCTACGCCGAGAGCTTCATCGACGAAGCGCACCTCAAGCGCCTGGTCGAGGAAGCCCAGGTTCTGGTGGACGCGGCAATCGCCTGATCATGTCATCA
This genomic stretch from Pseudomonas entomophila harbors:
- a CDS encoding ATP-dependent DNA helicase; the protein is MSYTVAVRALCEFSAKVGDLDLRFTPSPTAQEGIAGHRRVVARRGADYEAEVALEGEYLGLRVRGRADGYDPARNRLEEIKTHRGDLARQPANHRQLHWAQAKVYAWLVCQARQLPDIDVALVYLDVDSEGQTVISERHTADDLRRFFEMQCLRFLAWARQQEQRQGERDSGLNSLSFPYPEFRQGQRQLAETLYKAVSTGRCLMAQASTGIGKTLGTLFPLLKAVVPQQLDKLFFLTAKTPGRALALDALRQITQASPQPALRTLELIARDKACEHPDSACHGESCPLAQGFYDRLPAAREAAAQVPVLDRDSLREVALTHQVCPYYLGQEMARWVDLVVADYNYYFDAHAMLFGLAQTNQWRIAVLVDEAHNLVERGRQMYSASLDQGQLQALRQSKPAGLGSALERLNRQWNALYKQQLAPYQASEQLPETFVQALQRCIGLIQERMNEAPAEVEPKVLEFFFQALQFSRVAELFDEHFLFDISQRNGARGRRLATLCLRNVVPARLLGPRMSAARSVTLFSATLNPRRFYTDLLGMPANTAWLEVAAPFRAEQLEVRIVSEVSTRFQQRQASLAPIVELIAGQFQRQPGNYLAFFSSFEYLEQVAQLLAERYPSLTQWRQAPGMDEAGREAFLARFVPDGQGVGFAVLGGAFGEGVDLPGTRLIGAFVATLGLPQVNPVNEQFKQRLGRQFGAGFDYAYLYPGVRKVIQAAGRVIRGDQDRGVLLLIDERFAEPRVRQMFPDWWQCR
- the pgm gene encoding phosphoglucomutase (alpha-D-glucose-1,6-bisphosphate-dependent), which gives rise to MTLSSLAGKPAPASVLVDIPRLVTAYYTGRPDAAVAAQRVAFGTSGHRGTSFELSFNEDHVLAITQAICLYRQEKGIDGPLFIGADTHALSAPAAASALEVLAANGVQVMLSKDDEYTPTPAVSHAILCYNRGRQQGLADGIVITPSHNPPQSGGFKYNPPNGGPADSDVTKWIEGKANELLAAGLAGVKRMDYKLALAAPTTQRHDYVSHYVADLENVIDFDVIRGAKLRLGVDPLGGAGVRYWSAIAKHYQLDLEVVNTEVDPTFRFMTVDWDGQIRMDPSSPYAMQGLIGLRERFDVAFACDPDHDRHGIVTPDGLLQPNNYLAVAIDYLCRNRPQWRKDAAVGKTVVSSGLIDRVTAALGRELYEVPVGFKFFAQGLFDGSLGFGGEESAGASFLRKDGSVWATDKDGLIPALLAAEMTARTGRNPSQIYADLTSKLGKPYATRVEAKADARQKALLSKLAPEQVKSTELAGEPITQILSHAPGNNQAIGGLKVMTENGWFAARPSGTEDIYKIYAESFIDEAHLKRLVEEAQVLVDAAIA